The Sphingomonas sp. NBWT7 nucleotide sequence GGTGAACGAGCGCCGCGCGCGGGGCGTAGCCGAGCAGCGCCTCGTGCTCCTCGCTTCGCCGGCCGAGCAGCTGCGTCACCTCCGCCGCGTCATATTCCGCCAGGCCGCGCGCGATCACCCCCGCTGGCCCCTCGATCGCCACCACGTCACCGCGCACGAAACGCCCTTCGACCCCGGTCGCGCCCGCCGCCAGCAGGCTACGTCCGGCAGCGAGCGCGCTCGCCGCGCCGGCGTCGATGCGGATCGTCCCTTTCACCGTCAACCGCCCCGAGAGCCACGCGCGCCGCGCGCCGGAGCGCCGCTCCGGCCGGAAGATCGTGTGGCGCCCCGCGGTCGACAGCGGCCGATCGATCCGACCCGAGGCGATCGCCAGCGCGACCCCCGCGCCCGTCGCGATCCGCGCCGCTTCGATCTTGGAGACCATCCCGCCCGATCCCATGCCCGAGGCGGATCCGGTATCGGCCATGCCCGCGATCGCAGCGTCGTTCCGCGATACCTCCGCGATATGCGTTGCGCCTGGCAAGGCGGGATTGCGATCGTACAACCCGTCGATGTCGGACAGCAGCAGTACGCCGTCCGCACTCGCAGCCTGCGCCACGCGCGCCGCCAGCCGGTCGTTGTCGCCGAAGCGGATCTCGGCGGTGGCAACGCTGTCGTTCTCGTTGATGATCGGCACCACGCCGAGCTGAAGCAGCCGACCGAGCGTTGCCGCCGCGTTGAGGTAGCGGCGGCGATCCTCGAGATCGTCGAGCGTGACGAGCATCTGCGCCGCCGTCATCTGCTGCGCGTCGAGCACATCAGCCCACGTCCGGCTGAGTGCGATCTGCCCGGTTGCGGCGGCGGCCTGCGCATCCTCCAGGCTCGCCCGGCCGCCACGCGCCAGCCCCAGCCGGCGTGCGCCGAGCGCGATCGATCCCGACGAGACGATCGCCACCTGCTGGCCAGCTCGCACGCGGGCGGCGACGTCGGCGGCGATCCCTTCGAGCCACGAACGACGCACCGCGCCTGCCGGATCGACGAGCAGCGCGGAGCCGATCTTGACGATGAGGCGCTGGCAGGAGGCGGGGGGAAAAAGCATCGGCGGCCATCGTTAGAGCGATCGCGGCGCTCGCGAAAGGCGGGAGCGGGCGACGTTCGGGCTAATCAGCGCGGCGGAACCGGCGCGCGCAATGCTCGGTTGGTGCGGCCATGCTGATGACGTTGATCGTCGTGCTGATCGTCTCCGGCGCGCTGCTGATCGGCGCGGCTTGGGGCATCTACGGCAAGCTGCCGTCGGGTCTCGACGGTTTCCTGGTGGCGTTGGCTGGCGGCGCGCTGCTTTTGTCGGTGACGTCCGAACTGATCCAGCCGTCGATCGAGGCGAGTTCCTTGTGGGTCGCCGCGATCGGGGTGGCGGCAGGCGCCGCGCTTTTCACCGCAGCGGATTATCTGATCGATGAGAAATGGGGGGCGGATTCGGGCGGCGGGCTGCTCGCCGCGATCACGCTCGACGGCGTGCCGGAGAACCTTGCGCTCGGCGTCGCGCTGATCGGCGCGGGGCCGAGCGAGGTCGCGGCGCTCGCGGGCTCGATCCTGCTGTCGAACCTGCCCGAGGCGGCGGGCGGCGCGCGCGACATGGCGCGTGACGGACAGTCGAAGGGAAGGGTGCTTGCACTGTGGGCGGCGACGGCGGCGTTGCTGTCGGCGGCGGCGATCGCGGGCAACCTGCTGCTCGAAGGCGCGAGCGAATCGCATCTGGCGGCGATCCGCTGCGTCGCGGCCGGCGCGGTGATCGCCAGCCTTGCGACCGAGGTCTTTCCCAAGGCGTTCAAGGAGGATCAGCACTGGGCCGGCATCGCCACCGCATTGGGCGCGATCCTCGCCTTTGCGCTCGGCAGCCTTGACGGAGGCTGATCTCAGTCCTGCAGCCGCAACGCTACGTCGTTCATGAAGCGCACGTCGTCACCCGCCGCGAGCGTCGGCGCTTCTGCGGCGAGCGCGCCGAGCAGGTCTCTGAGCGGATCGATCTCGCTCTTGGCGTAATTGCCGAGGACATGGCCGGTGACGCG carries:
- the proB gene encoding glutamate 5-kinase, giving the protein MLFPPASCQRLIVKIGSALLVDPAGAVRRSWLEGIAADVAARVRAGQQVAIVSSGSIALGARRLGLARGGRASLEDAQAAAATGQIALSRTWADVLDAQQMTAAQMLVTLDDLEDRRRYLNAAATLGRLLQLGVVPIINENDSVATAEIRFGDNDRLAARVAQAASADGVLLLSDIDGLYDRNPALPGATHIAEVSRNDAAIAGMADTGSASGMGSGGMVSKIEAARIATGAGVALAIASGRIDRPLSTAGRHTIFRPERRSGARRAWLSGRLTVKGTIRIDAGAASALAAGRSLLAAGATGVEGRFVRGDVVAIEGPAGVIARGLAEYDAAEVTQLLGRRSEEHEALLGYAPRAALVHRNHMALL
- a CDS encoding ZIP family metal transporter, encoding MLMTLIVVLIVSGALLIGAAWGIYGKLPSGLDGFLVALAGGALLLSVTSELIQPSIEASSLWVAAIGVAAGAALFTAADYLIDEKWGADSGGGLLAAITLDGVPENLALGVALIGAGPSEVAALAGSILLSNLPEAAGGARDMARDGQSKGRVLALWAATAALLSAAAIAGNLLLEGASESHLAAIRCVAAGAVIASLATEVFPKAFKEDQHWAGIATALGAILAFALGSLDGG